A section of the Clostridium sp. TW13 genome encodes:
- a CDS encoding MurR/RpiR family transcriptional regulator encodes MDINNQPDLMRLIQIKFPRLSKGQKLIAEYILKYYDKAAFMTAAKLGVSVGVSESTVVRFAIELGFSGYPKLQKALQELIKNKLTTVQRLELSNDYISEENALKGVLKADIENIRATLEKINHKTFEEVVNNIFSAKRIYIIGLRSSSALSEFLGFYLNLILENVNVVGNGISDIFEQMINLGKGDLVIGIGFPRYAVKTINALAFAQSRGAKVVAITDSLLSPLAAKSDYTLIAQSNMASFVDSLVAPLSVINALIIAVGMREKDKISATFNNLEEIWKEYNVYSSSKSLYEER; translated from the coding sequence ATGGATATAAATAACCAACCTGACTTAATGAGATTAATTCAAATAAAGTTTCCAAGATTAAGTAAAGGACAAAAACTGATTGCAGAATACATACTTAAGTATTATGATAAAGCAGCCTTTATGACAGCAGCAAAACTTGGAGTTAGTGTGGGTGTAAGTGAATCAACAGTAGTTAGATTTGCTATAGAACTTGGGTTCAGTGGATATCCAAAGTTGCAGAAGGCTTTACAGGAACTTATTAAAAATAAGCTTACTACAGTTCAAAGATTAGAGCTGTCTAATGATTATATAAGTGAAGAAAATGCTTTAAAAGGCGTTTTAAAAGCAGATATAGAAAATATAAGAGCAACTTTAGAAAAAATAAATCATAAAACTTTTGAAGAAGTAGTGAACAATATATTTTCAGCTAAAAGAATATATATTATTGGTTTAAGAAGTTCATCAGCCTTATCAGAGTTTTTAGGATTTTATTTAAATTTAATTTTAGAAAATGTTAATGTAGTGGGAAATGGTATAAGTGATATTTTTGAGCAGATGATTAACCTAGGAAAAGGTGATTTGGTCATTGGAATTGGTTTTCCAAGATATGCAGTTAAAACAATAAATGCTTTAGCGTTTGCTCAAAGCAGAGGAGCTAAGGTAGTTGCAATAACAGATAGTCTACTTTCTCCACTTGCAGCAAAATCAGATTATACATTAATTGCTCAAAGTAATATGGCTTCCTTCGTGGATTCTTTGGTTGCACCATTAAGCGTTATAAATGCATTAATAATAGCTGTTGGGATGAGAGAAAAAGATAAAATTTCTGCAACATTCAATAATCTTGAAGAGATATGGAAAGAATATAATGTATATTCTTCAAGTAAATCTTTATATGAAGAAAGGTAA
- a CDS encoding 4-hydroxy-3-methylbut-2-enyl diphosphate reductase — protein sequence MVQVKLADSAGFCFGVKRAVDETLKIQKDLNKKIYTLGPLIHNNDVVNFLEQNNIFAISLEDLDQLTEEDTVVIRSHGVSKEVIDKIKDRGIKLVNATCPYVTNIQKKVNKYSDEGYKIVILGDKNHPEVIGINGWCGNNAIITSKGNIEEEIPGKVCVVSQTTEKQENWKRTINNVAELSKEFLAFNTICSATEVRQLSADNLSKEVDVMLVIGGKNSSNTTKLFQICSANCKNTYHIENIKDIDIEEIKKMSPKTVGVTAGASTPDWIITEVLDLLKTI from the coding sequence ATGGTACAAGTAAAATTAGCAGATAGTGCAGGTTTTTGTTTTGGTGTAAAAAGAGCTGTTGATGAAACTCTTAAAATACAAAAAGATTTAAATAAAAAGATTTATACTTTAGGCCCTCTTATCCATAATAATGATGTAGTTAATTTTTTAGAGCAAAATAATATTTTTGCAATAAGCCTTGAAGATCTTGACCAATTAACTGAAGAGGACACTGTGGTAATAAGATCTCATGGTGTATCAAAAGAAGTAATTGATAAGATAAAAGACAGAGGAATTAAATTGGTTAATGCTACTTGTCCTTATGTTACTAATATACAGAAAAAAGTTAATAAGTATTCTGATGAAGGATATAAAATTGTTATTTTAGGAGATAAAAATCATCCAGAGGTTATAGGCATAAACGGATGGTGTGGAAATAATGCTATTATTACATCTAAAGGTAATATAGAAGAAGAAATTCCAGGTAAAGTATGTGTAGTATCTCAAACTACAGAAAAGCAAGAAAACTGGAAAAGAACAATCAATAATGTGGCAGAGTTAAGTAAGGAGTTTCTAGCTTTTAATACTATTTGTTCTGCTACAGAGGTAAGACAATTAAGTGCTGATAATCTTTCAAAAGAAGTAGATGTGATGCTTGTCATAGGTGGAAAGAATAGTTCTAACACCACTAAATTATTTCAAATATGCAGTGCAAATTGTAAAAATACCTATCATATAGAAAATATTAAAGACATAGATATAGAGGAAATAAAAAAAATGAGTCCTAAAACTGTAGGTGTAACAGCTGGTGCTTCAACACCAGATTGGATAATAACAGAAGTTTTGGATTTATTAAAAACAATTTAA
- the cmk gene encoding (d)CMP kinase encodes MRISVAIDGPAGAGKSTIAKIVAKKFNLMYINTGAMYRAVTFVSMNKDLAPTQVKNICEEIDKMEMHFENDDLILNGENINERLTHPDISKNVSAYASIREVRQKLVKLQQEMSLKYDVIMDGRDIGTVVLKDAPYKFFLTATAEERAKRRFIELTEKNIEVEYEEILEDIIRRDYLDTHREVDPLTMAEDAIEIDTTGLDIDGVVNKISECIRK; translated from the coding sequence ATGAGAATATCAGTTGCCATTGATGGTCCTGCAGGAGCAGGAAAGAGTACTATAGCAAAAATAGTTGCAAAGAAATTTAATTTAATGTATATAAATACAGGAGCTATGTATAGAGCTGTTACTTTTGTTTCAATGAATAAAGATTTAGCTCCAACTCAAGTAAAAAATATATGTGAAGAAATAGATAAAATGGAGATGCATTTTGAAAATGATGATTTGATACTAAATGGTGAAAATATAAATGAAAGGTTAACTCACCCTGACATAAGTAAAAATGTTTCAGCTTATGCATCTATAAGAGAGGTAAGACAAAAGTTAGTAAAGCTTCAACAAGAAATGTCATTGAAATATGATGTGATTATGGATGGAAGAGATATTGGTACAGTTGTACTTAAAGATGCTCCATATAAGTTTTTCTTAACTGCTACTGCAGAAGAAAGAGCAAAGCGAAGATTTATTGAGTTAACAGAAAAAAATATTGAAGTAGAATATGAAGAAATATTAGAAGATATTATTAGAAGAGATTATCTTGATACTCATAGAGAAGTAGATCCATTAACTATGGCAGAGGATGCTATAGAAATAGATACTACAGGCTTGGATATTGATGGCGTTGTAAATAAAATTTCTGAATGCATTAGAAAGTAA
- the nadA gene encoding quinolinate synthase NadA, giving the protein MNLIQEIKRLKEEKDALILAHYYQRDEIQDIADYVGDSYYLSKIAMDSTQKTIVFCGVKFMAESAKILSPDKKILFPNLDAGCPMADMATEEKLIELKKQHPNAKVVAYINSNIDVKAHSDVCVTSSSAMKIINNIKEEEIIFLPDKNLGSYIAEQVPDKKFILWEGFCITHAKVRKEQIEESLKAKPSAKVLVHPECEKNIRDMADFIGSTGEIIDYAEKDSSTDYIVVTESGVIHEMKKRCPSKNFYVPKVTMTCLNMKKTTLEDVYNSLKNDTYEIKIHEDMRLKALNSLQQMHLLSK; this is encoded by the coding sequence ATGAATTTAATACAAGAAATAAAAAGACTAAAAGAGGAAAAAGATGCCTTAATTTTAGCTCATTATTATCAAAGAGATGAAATTCAAGACATTGCTGATTATGTAGGAGATTCTTACTATTTAAGCAAAATAGCCATGGATAGTACACAAAAAACCATAGTATTTTGCGGTGTAAAATTTATGGCTGAGAGTGCTAAAATACTTTCACCTGATAAAAAAATACTTTTCCCAAACCTAGATGCAGGCTGTCCAATGGCAGATATGGCCACTGAAGAAAAGTTAATAGAATTAAAAAAACAACATCCAAATGCAAAAGTTGTTGCTTATATAAACTCAAATATAGATGTTAAAGCTCATAGCGATGTATGTGTTACATCCTCTTCTGCCATGAAAATTATAAATAATATAAAAGAAGAAGAGATTATATTCTTACCTGATAAAAACTTAGGAAGCTATATAGCCGAACAAGTTCCAGATAAAAAATTTATACTTTGGGAAGGTTTCTGCATAACTCATGCAAAAGTTAGAAAAGAACAAATTGAAGAGTCTTTAAAAGCAAAACCTAGTGCTAAAGTGTTAGTTCATCCAGAATGCGAAAAAAACATACGAGACATGGCTGATTTTATAGGTAGCACTGGTGAAATAATTGATTATGCTGAAAAAGATTCTTCTACAGATTACATAGTAGTTACTGAATCAGGTGTTATTCATGAAATGAAAAAAAGATGTCCTAGCAAGAACTTTTATGTTCCAAAGGTCACCATGACTTGCTTAAACATGAAAAAAACTACCCTAGAAGATGTATACAACTCACTAAAAAATGATACTTATGAAATTAAAATACATGAAGATATGCGTTTAAAAGCTTTAAATTCTTTACAACAGATGCATCTTCTATCAAAGTAA
- a CDS encoding NAD(P)/FAD-dependent oxidoreductase, with product MSKVIVVGAGPAGMMASITAAKKHDVILIDGNERLGKKLFITGKGRCNVTNAKDIGEFFDNIPGNPYFLYSSLYSFTNIDTMNFFEKQGVKLKVERGDRVFPESDKSSDIIKALERALINSNVKIMLNSKVNDIIKKDSQIKSVKLENGDIISGDYFVICTGGKSYPLTGSTGDGFRFAKKLGHTVTELKPSLVPVEIDDAWVRELQGLSLKNVRLTFYENKKKVYDDLGEMIFTHFGISGPLVLSGSRYIKELKTKNYEASLNLKPALDSKELDLRVQKDFKKYINKDFKNSLDDLFPKNLIPIIIKLSGINENKKVNEITKEERKRLISLIQDMRMTVTGLRPIDQAIVTAGGVDVSEIDPSTMKSKLVDNLYFAGEVVDVDAFTGGYNVQIAFSTGYIAGSKLGE from the coding sequence ATGTCAAAAGTTATAGTTGTAGGTGCTGGTCCAGCTGGTATGATGGCTTCAATTACTGCCGCAAAAAAACATGATGTAATTCTAATTGACGGTAATGAAAGGCTTGGTAAGAAACTTTTCATTACAGGAAAAGGTAGGTGCAATGTTACTAATGCAAAGGATATAGGAGAATTCTTTGATAATATCCCAGGAAATCCATATTTTTTGTATAGTTCTTTATATTCATTTACTAACATAGATACTATGAATTTTTTTGAGAAGCAAGGGGTTAAACTAAAAGTTGAGAGAGGGGACAGAGTTTTTCCTGAATCTGATAAATCTTCAGATATAATAAAAGCTTTGGAAAGAGCTCTTATTAATTCTAATGTTAAAATAATGTTGAATTCTAAGGTTAATGATATAATTAAAAAGGATTCACAGATTAAATCAGTTAAATTAGAAAATGGTGATATAATTAGTGGTGATTACTTTGTTATTTGTACAGGAGGAAAATCCTATCCTTTAACTGGCTCTACAGGCGATGGGTTCAGATTTGCTAAGAAGCTTGGTCATACTGTAACTGAGTTAAAGCCATCATTAGTGCCAGTAGAAATAGATGATGCTTGGGTAAGGGAACTACAAGGTCTTTCATTAAAAAATGTTAGATTAACTTTTTATGAGAATAAGAAAAAAGTGTATGATGATTTGGGAGAAATGATTTTTACCCATTTTGGAATTTCGGGGCCATTAGTTTTAAGTGGTAGCCGCTATATTAAGGAATTGAAAACTAAAAATTATGAGGCATCATTAAATTTAAAACCAGCCTTAGATTCAAAGGAATTAGATTTAAGAGTACAAAAAGACTTTAAAAAGTATATAAACAAAGACTTTAAGAATTCTTTAGATGATTTGTTCCCTAAAAATTTAATACCAATTATAATTAAATTATCAGGAATTAATGAAAATAAAAAGGTAAATGAAATTACTAAAGAAGAGAGAAAAAGACTGATAAGTCTTATTCAGGATATGAGAATGACAGTTACAGGACTTAGACCTATAGATCAAGCTATTGTAACTGCTGGAGGAGTAGATGTTTCTGAAATTGATCCATCTACAATGAAATCAAAATTAGTGGATAATTTGTATTTTGCTGGTGAGGTAGTGGATGTGGATGCATTTACAGGTGGGTACAATGTTCAAATAGCTTTTTCTACTGGTTATATAGCTGGTTCAAAATTAGGGGAATAG
- the nadC gene encoding carboxylating nicotinate-nucleotide diphosphorylase produces MNLFLIDDYIKNALKEDMPFGDVTTENLIKEDSNCTVDLIAKEDGVIAGLTVFERTFYHLGSIKIDYFVEEGAHISKGTLLAKITGKTSIVLMGERVALNYLQRMSGIATLTNKCVRVLEGSKTTLLDTRKTTPNMRPFEKYAVRLGGGMNHRYSLSDSIMLKDNHIDYAGGITNAVNLVRRNASFVRKIEVECENLDMVKEALECNVEIIMLDNMDNSTIEEALKLINKKALVEVSGNVTLERLQELSKLGVDFISSGALTHSYTSFDISMKNLKLI; encoded by the coding sequence TTGAATTTATTTCTGATTGATGATTACATTAAAAATGCTTTAAAAGAAGACATGCCTTTTGGTGATGTAACTACTGAAAACCTAATAAAAGAAGACTCTAATTGTACCGTTGATTTGATTGCTAAAGAAGATGGTGTAATTGCAGGTTTAACAGTTTTCGAGAGAACATTTTATCATTTAGGTTCTATAAAAATAGATTACTTTGTTGAAGAAGGTGCTCATATTAGTAAAGGTACTCTTTTGGCAAAGATTACCGGAAAGACTTCTATAGTTTTAATGGGAGAAAGAGTTGCACTAAATTACCTTCAAAGAATGAGCGGCATTGCTACTTTGACAAATAAATGTGTAAGAGTATTAGAAGGAAGTAAAACCACTCTTTTAGATACTAGAAAGACCACACCAAATATGAGACCATTTGAAAAATATGCAGTTAGATTGGGTGGTGGCATGAACCACAGATACTCTCTTTCTGATAGTATAATGCTTAAAGATAATCATATAGATTATGCTGGTGGAATAACAAATGCAGTTAATCTAGTAAGAAGAAATGCATCCTTCGTTAGAAAAATTGAAGTGGAATGTGAAAACTTAGATATGGTAAAGGAAGCACTTGAATGTAATGTAGAAATTATAATGCTTGATAATATGGATAATTCAACTATAGAAGAGGCCTTAAAACTTATTAATAAAAAAGCCTTAGTTGAAGTTTCAGGTAATGTTACCCTAGAAAGATTACAAGAACTTTCTAAGCTTGGAGTAGACTTTATTTCTTCAGGAGCACTAACTCATTCTTATACTTCCTTTGATATCTCTATGAAAAACCTAAAGTTAATATAA
- a CDS encoding ATP cone domain-containing protein produces the protein MKITKKDGILSEFDIERVGRSLENSAKNVGFELSESNLKIVLKQVEKKVQALNGIARVTSTYEVRGVVFQVLKSNGFTELCRAYMGV, from the coding sequence ATGAAGATAACTAAAAAAGATGGAATCCTTAGCGAATTTGATATTGAAAGAGTTGGTAGATCATTAGAAAATAGTGCTAAGAATGTAGGGTTTGAGCTTTCAGAATCAAACTTAAAAATAGTTTTAAAGCAGGTAGAAAAAAAGGTACAAGCACTTAATGGTATTGCTAGAGTAACATCTACATATGAGGTTAGAGGAGTAGTTTTCCAAGTATTGAAGAGTAATGGATTTACTGAGTTATGTAGAGCATATATGGGAGTATAA
- a CDS encoding pseudouridine synthase, which produces MERLQKYMARCGVASRRKCEEYISQGLVAVNNDVITELGFKVDVDKDRVSFNGSIISPCENKVYIALNKPEGYITSVKDEFDRKTVIDLVDVKERIFPIGRLDYDTSGLLLLTNDGEVYNKVIHPRVSINKVYEALVKGNFTEEEIKKFEVGVDIGGYITAPAELKVIKKEKNKSLVHITIHEGKNRQVRKMCAAFSHEVITLKRLSVGDIKLKDLPKGSWRNLDDKEIEYLFKLGK; this is translated from the coding sequence ATGGAAAGATTACAAAAGTATATGGCACGATGTGGCGTTGCCTCAAGAAGAAAATGTGAAGAGTATATATCACAGGGATTAGTAGCAGTAAATAATGATGTAATTACAGAGTTAGGATTTAAAGTTGACGTAGATAAAGATAGAGTTTCTTTTAATGGAAGTATTATTTCTCCTTGTGAAAATAAAGTTTACATAGCACTAAATAAACCTGAAGGATATATTACTTCAGTTAAGGATGAGTTTGATAGGAAGACAGTTATAGATCTTGTAGATGTAAAAGAAAGGATATTTCCAATTGGTAGATTAGACTATGATACTTCAGGGTTACTTCTATTAACTAATGATGGAGAGGTATATAATAAAGTTATTCATCCAAGGGTATCAATAAATAAAGTATATGAAGCTTTAGTTAAAGGTAATTTTACAGAGGAAGAAATTAAGAAATTTGAAGTAGGTGTAGATATAGGTGGATACATAACTGCCCCTGCTGAGTTAAAAGTGATAAAGAAAGAAAAAAATAAATCCTTGGTACATATAACGATTCATGAAGGTAAGAATAGGCAAGTTAGAAAGATGTGTGCAGCATTTAGTCATGAAGTAATAACACTAAAAAGACTTTCAGTAGGGGATATTAAACTTAAGGATTTACCTAAGGGAAGCTGGAGAAACTTAGATGATAAAGAAATTGAATATTTATTTAAGTTAGGCAAATAA
- a CDS encoding L-aspartate oxidase: MNKQCDVLIVGTGVSALYSCLNLSENTKIIIVSKGTVKDCNSYLAQGGISTALNAMDIASFIEDTLIAGQRVNDINSVTVLAEESKDNILNLDSLGVPFDKTSDNTFEYTREGAHSVNRIVHCKDKTGEIVSTHLFNLVKAKPNVEILENCTLCDLIVENRTAIGGYFNYNDTPLTINSKFTVLAMGGIGGLFKSSTNNPLLTADYISIALKHDIEFKNLDYIQIHPTSLYEEGVGKKVLISESLRGEGAKLYNIRGESFIDELLPRDVVAKAIFKEMKKTNSPYVYLDIHFLQEDYLKKRFPLVYSSCLEKGYDITKEPIPVTPCHHYFMGGITVDLDSRTSLKNLYAVGECSCTGVHGKNRLASNSLLEALVFSRREALDINEKLNTAKLIPHYKELDLYTLNAIMKENKEISLEEFKKRSSDLDVEFISD; the protein is encoded by the coding sequence ATGAATAAGCAATGTGATGTTTTAATAGTTGGAACAGGTGTATCTGCTCTTTATAGTTGCTTAAACTTAAGTGAAAATACAAAAATAATAATTGTATCAAAAGGAACAGTCAAAGACTGCAATTCCTATTTAGCTCAAGGGGGAATATCCACAGCACTTAATGCTATGGATATTGCTTCTTTTATCGAAGATACTTTAATAGCAGGGCAAAGGGTTAATGATATTAATTCAGTAACTGTTCTTGCAGAGGAATCAAAAGATAATATTTTAAACCTTGATTCCCTTGGAGTACCTTTCGACAAAACATCTGACAATACCTTTGAATATACACGTGAAGGTGCGCATTCAGTCAATAGAATAGTTCATTGCAAAGATAAAACTGGGGAAATAGTTTCTACACACCTATTCAACTTAGTTAAAGCAAAACCAAATGTAGAAATTTTAGAGAATTGTACTTTATGTGATTTAATCGTAGAAAATCGTACTGCTATTGGTGGGTATTTCAACTACAATGATACTCCTTTAACAATAAACTCAAAGTTTACAGTTCTTGCTATGGGAGGTATAGGTGGACTATTCAAGTCTTCTACAAACAACCCTCTTCTTACGGCAGATTATATTTCAATAGCTCTAAAACATGATATAGAATTTAAAAATTTAGATTATATACAAATTCACCCTACTTCTCTTTATGAAGAAGGTGTTGGCAAAAAGGTATTGATTTCAGAATCTTTAAGAGGTGAAGGTGCAAAACTATATAATATACGTGGTGAATCTTTTATAGATGAGTTATTACCAAGAGATGTGGTTGCAAAAGCAATTTTTAAAGAAATGAAAAAGACTAACTCTCCCTATGTATACTTAGATATTCACTTTCTTCAAGAAGACTATTTAAAAAAGAGATTTCCTCTTGTATACTCTTCTTGCCTTGAAAAAGGTTATGATATAACAAAAGAGCCTATTCCAGTTACCCCTTGCCATCATTATTTCATGGGGGGAATAACTGTGGATTTAGATTCAAGAACTTCTTTAAAAAACCTCTATGCTGTAGGAGAATGTTCCTGCACTGGAGTACATGGCAAAAACAGATTAGCTTCAAATTCTCTTTTAGAAGCTTTAGTTTTCTCAAGAAGAGAGGCTTTAGATATAAATGAAAAATTAAATACTGCAAAACTAATTCCTCATTATAAAGAACTAGATTTGTATACATTAAACGCCATTATGAAAGAAAACAAAGAAATTAGTTTAGAAGAATTTAAAAAAAGGAGCTCTGACTTAGATGTTGAATTTATTTCTGATTGA